A part of Candidatus Moraniibacteriota bacterium genomic DNA contains:
- a CDS encoding DNA-protecting protein DprA, which produces MNDDIFLHCLGKIPGVGAEKLRKIAIAFDTFETAWHAPLEEFLSAGIPHKLAETIAKERKHLSPEKESEILEKHSIRLISRESDDYPTLLAEIPNPPQLLYLRGNALLNRHPFLTVVGTRKPTEYGAGIAREFASELARSGITVVSGMALGIDKAAHQGALEGNGETIAVLGNGLDDASIAPRTHLDLAHTISLHGALLSDYPPGTSASEGTFPARNRIMAGMSLGTVVIEASEKVAR; this is translated from the coding sequence ATGAACGATGATATATTTCTCCACTGCCTCGGAAAAATCCCCGGAGTCGGCGCCGAAAAACTCCGCAAGATAGCCATCGCTTTCGACACATTTGAAACAGCATGGCATGCGCCACTCGAAGAATTTCTCAGTGCCGGAATTCCACACAAACTCGCAGAAACAATTGCAAAAGAGCGAAAGCATCTTTCCCCAGAGAAAGAATCCGAGATACTCGAAAAACACTCTATCCGTCTCATCTCCAGAGAAAGCGATGATTATCCGACACTTCTCGCAGAAATCCCAAACCCGCCACAACTTCTCTATCTTCGAGGGAATGCACTTCTCAATAGGCACCCGTTTCTCACCGTCGTTGGCACAAGGAAACCGACCGAATACGGAGCGGGCATTGCCAGAGAATTTGCGAGCGAACTTGCGAGAAGCGGCATAACCGTTGTCTCCGGCATGGCACTCGGCATCGACAAGGCAGCACATCAAGGCGCACTCGAAGGTAATGGCGAAACCATCGCCGTACTCGGCAACGGACTCGATGACGCTTCAATTGCGCCGCGGACCCACCTCGATTTGGCACACACCATCAGTCTTCATGGCGCACTTCTCTCGGACTATCCACCAGGAACCAGCGCCTCCGAAGGAACCTTCCCCGCAAGGAATCGTATCATGGCCGGCATGTCCCTTGGCACAGTGGTTATTGAAGCATCGGAAAAAGTGGCACGCTGA
- a CDS encoding aminoacetone oxidase family FAD-binding enzyme: MYTYDVVVIGGGPAGMMAAGRAAECGARVILLEKNTSLGKKLLITGGGRCNVTNAEFDTNVFLAKFKDAAKFLFSPFSQLDVQGTLEFFHSHGMPTKMEAENRVFPVSDSAQSVWDVLVSYMRSGGVFVMSDAEVVGFEITEGEISGVQLRSGRMLRAKSYVLATGGKSHPETGSTGDGFRFLREIGHTIVEPCSALVPIRLGDPWVRSLSGVSLEGVKATVFLNGKKIETQEGKLLFTHFGVSGPLALNISQTVGKCLRRGEVVLSMDLFPHSNFDEIDRCIQDLFENQKNKQVKNSLDGFLAPLLIPVILRLAAISPEMPVHSVSRVSRLALVRIVKDLRLIANGLLGEDKAVVTSGGVALEEVDFKTMRSRLYPNLHLVGDILNIDRPSGGYSLQLCWTTGFVAGGAAAGNSKE; encoded by the coding sequence ATGTACACATACGATGTTGTCGTAATTGGCGGAGGACCTGCGGGGATGATGGCGGCGGGGCGCGCGGCAGAGTGTGGTGCGCGCGTTATTCTTCTTGAGAAAAACACTTCTCTTGGGAAGAAACTTCTCATAACAGGTGGCGGACGATGTAATGTGACCAATGCGGAATTTGATACGAATGTGTTTCTTGCGAAATTCAAAGATGCAGCGAAATTTCTTTTTTCTCCATTCTCGCAATTGGATGTGCAGGGTACGCTGGAATTTTTCCATTCTCACGGCATGCCAACGAAAATGGAGGCAGAAAATCGCGTTTTCCCAGTGAGTGATAGTGCACAATCGGTGTGGGATGTGCTAGTTTCCTACATGCGCTCGGGCGGTGTCTTCGTGATGTCTGATGCAGAAGTGGTTGGCTTCGAAATAACCGAAGGGGAAATATCCGGTGTGCAATTGAGAAGCGGTCGTATGCTTCGTGCGAAGTCATATGTGCTCGCAACTGGAGGGAAGTCGCATCCGGAGACCGGGTCGACTGGCGATGGATTTCGATTTTTGCGCGAGATTGGACATACGATTGTCGAGCCTTGTTCCGCTTTGGTTCCGATACGCCTCGGCGATCCGTGGGTTCGCTCGCTTTCGGGAGTGAGTCTTGAAGGAGTAAAGGCGACCGTTTTTTTGAATGGAAAAAAAATCGAGACGCAAGAGGGAAAGCTTCTTTTTACGCATTTCGGCGTGAGCGGTCCCCTCGCGCTCAACATAAGTCAGACTGTGGGCAAATGTTTGCGTCGCGGCGAGGTGGTGCTTTCGATGGATCTTTTCCCGCACAGCAATTTCGACGAAATCGATCGGTGTATTCAGGATCTTTTTGAGAATCAAAAGAATAAACAAGTGAAGAATAGCTTGGATGGGTTTCTGGCACCACTTCTCATTCCAGTTATATTGCGACTTGCCGCGATATCTCCTGAGATGCCGGTACACAGTGTGAGTCGCGTGTCTCGACTTGCTCTGGTTCGTATCGTGAAAGACCTTCGTCTGATTGCGAATGGTCTTCTCGGCGAAGACAAAGCAGTTGTGACAAGTGGCGGCGTCGCGCTCGAAGAAGTGGATTTCAAAACCATGCGCTCGCGACTGTACCCAAATCTTCATCTTGTCGGAGATATTCTCAATATCGATCGCCCCTCCGGCGGTTATAGCCTCCAACTCTGCTGGACCACCGGCTTCGTCGCCGGAGGCGCCGCGGCAGGGAATTCGAAAGAATAG
- a CDS encoding GtrA family protein, whose product MEPEVPGKPLHILEKRDLFFAAINGFFIGIFAPSIFRNLGTALPVSIPLFALILALLCVIGITIGFFLSKISAKLRFFFQLAKFGIIGVTNFIVDLGIFSLLIWVTHISTGSSILLFKVASVSVAIINSYIWNKFWSFEEKHTDESTVRRQFFQFIAVSLVGLVLNAGITYSLITFAAGFMNVSPETWATISSAIASVTVLSWNFIGYKFFVFKR is encoded by the coding sequence ATGGAACCGGAAGTTCCAGGAAAACCCCTACATATACTTGAGAAGCGGGATCTTTTTTTTGCGGCTATAAACGGGTTTTTCATTGGAATCTTCGCGCCATCTATCTTCCGCAACCTCGGAACAGCACTCCCCGTATCAATTCCTCTTTTCGCACTCATCCTCGCACTTCTGTGTGTTATTGGCATCACGATTGGCTTCTTTCTGTCGAAGATCTCAGCAAAGCTTCGATTTTTCTTCCAACTTGCCAAATTCGGCATTATCGGTGTCACAAACTTCATCGTCGACCTTGGCATCTTCAGCCTCCTCATCTGGGTGACACATATTTCTACCGGAAGCAGTATCTTGCTCTTCAAAGTCGCTTCGGTTTCCGTCGCTATCATAAATAGCTATATCTGGAACAAATTCTGGTCATTCGAAGAAAAACACACAGACGAATCAACCGTTCGCCGACAATTCTTCCAATTCATCGCCGTCTCCCTGGTTGGACTCGTACTCAATGCCGGAATCACTTATTCTCTCATCACATTTGCAGCGGGATTCATGAATGTCTCTCCGGAAACATGGGCAACTATTTCAAGTGCCATTGCTTCCGTCACTGTCCTTTCGTGGAACTTCATCGGCTACAAATTCTTCGTATTTAAGCGATAG
- a CDS encoding HAD-IA family hydrolase translates to MQTSAKSIKAIVFDFGGVIQLFGGGSLLEDIANVLQIENTDFKQRYFEHNHLSHVKNVPWEQMIVSVVNTYNVSPEIIDEVNQLVSDYQSRRVINTELVSWFPQLKKLGYKIAILSNATTELRKKLHNLGIHKHIDKIVISGEIGFQKPHKEAFDVVFQKLGVLPQEVIFIDDAPKNLEKAAEIGYTPILFRGNDKLKEDLERLGINL, encoded by the coding sequence ATGCAAACTTCAGCAAAAAGTATCAAAGCAATTGTTTTTGATTTTGGTGGTGTGATTCAACTATTTGGAGGTGGTAGTCTTCTGGAAGATATTGCCAATGTTCTTCAAATTGAAAATACTGATTTCAAACAACGATACTTTGAACACAACCATCTCAGTCATGTGAAGAATGTTCCATGGGAACAAATGATCGTCAGTGTTGTTAACACTTACAATGTGAGTCCAGAAATTATTGATGAGGTAAACCAGCTTGTCAGTGACTATCAGTCAAGGAGAGTAATCAACACCGAATTAGTTTCTTGGTTCCCACAACTTAAAAAACTGGGATACAAAATCGCAATCTTGAGTAATGCAACAACAGAACTTAGAAAGAAACTCCACAATCTTGGTATTCATAAACACATTGATAAGATAGTCATTTCAGGCGAAATTGGATTTCAGAAGCCACATAAAGAAGCTTTCGATGTAGTATTCCAAAAACTAGGTGTTCTGCCTCAAGAAGTGATTTTTATAGACGATGCCCCTAAAAATCTAGAAAAGGCAGCAGAAATCGGCTATACTCCAATTTTGTTTCGGGGAAATGATAAGCTCAAAGAAGATTTGGAGCGATTGGGAATTAATCTATAG
- a CDS encoding HAD-IA family hydrolase: MIIHNKRVIIFDFDGTLVDTAKILFRVFNNLAKRYQYQPISIEETLRLKNKDIKDLIHSHAKIPFWKLWAFTRQVKNQYRSYADTIELFPDIKSMIHSLQKRGYTIGIVSSNATDTISTLLKKFDISVEFISTSSIFGKAKTLNAISSKRHLDRAEVIYIGDEIRDVEACQKGNIDMLAVTWGFSSKDALQKTTTPTIDHPLEILEIFQGVTKV, encoded by the coding sequence ATGATTATCCATAACAAGCGCGTTATCATTTTTGATTTTGATGGAACACTGGTCGACACGGCAAAAATACTCTTTCGCGTATTTAACAACCTCGCGAAGCGTTATCAATACCAACCAATTTCCATAGAAGAAACTCTTCGATTAAAAAACAAGGATATTAAAGATCTCATACACTCGCATGCAAAAATCCCTTTTTGGAAACTTTGGGCATTTACACGTCAAGTGAAAAATCAGTATCGTTCCTACGCCGATACAATAGAGCTCTTTCCTGATATAAAGAGTATGATTCATTCTTTGCAAAAAAGAGGCTACACAATTGGCATTGTTTCTTCCAACGCGACAGATACCATATCGACACTCCTCAAAAAGTTCGACATTTCTGTCGAGTTCATTTCCACTAGCTCTATATTCGGAAAAGCAAAAACACTAAATGCAATATCATCCAAACGACACCTCGATAGAGCAGAAGTGATCTATATCGGGGACGAGATACGTGACGTAGAAGCCTGTCAAAAGGGCAACATCGATATGCTTGCCGTCACCTGGGGATTCAGCAGCAAGGACGCTCTCCAGAAAACCACCACACCAACCATTGACCACCCTCTCGAGATTCTCGAAATATTCCAAGGTGTCACCAAAGTGTAA
- a CDS encoding diadenosine tetraphosphate hydrolase: MSDKIELVDYKGNPTQISCFGCARENGEMERIGTVLTAKHFDAHQDFEIPIPGFIIISSRRHLQSVDEFTDEEKLDFIDILIAVRAGMRKVLDIDVIYLVQEEDTSHHFHVWIFPRYKWMSEKFGKKVSSLRPIMEYARENLKTTENLKDVEEAITKLKAYFEGK, encoded by the coding sequence ATGAGCGATAAAATAGAACTCGTTGATTACAAAGGAAATCCGACGCAGATTTCTTGTTTTGGTTGCGCTCGAGAAAATGGTGAGATGGAAAGAATAGGCACAGTACTCACTGCTAAACATTTCGACGCTCATCAGGATTTTGAGATTCCTATCCCCGGATTCATCATCATTTCTTCAAGACGACACTTGCAAAGTGTTGATGAGTTCACCGATGAAGAAAAATTAGATTTTATCGATATTCTTATTGCAGTCAGAGCTGGAATGAGAAAAGTCCTCGATATTGATGTGATCTATCTCGTTCAGGAAGAAGACACTTCACACCATTTTCATGTTTGGATATTTCCTCGCTATAAATGGATGTCAGAAAAATTTGGGAAGAAGGTATCATCACTTCGACCGATTATGGAATATGCTCGGGAAAATCTGAAAACCACAGAAAATCTCAAGGATGTTGAGGAGGCAATCACTAAACTAAAAGCCTATTTTGAAGGAAAATAG
- the dnaX gene encoding DNA polymerase III subunit gamma/tau yields the protein MSTLYRKYRPEHWSDVAGQEHIVTTLTNALKGALLAHAYLFTGPRGTGKTTVARLLAKSINCTNRRDGKEPCGECANCLAFADGRAFDIIEIDGASNNGVENIRELRETVKLPPTLGTKKVYIIDEVHMLSGGAWNALLKTLEEPPSHVIFILATTELHKIPATISSRCQRFDFSRFPTATIIEKLSRIALSEGVTVDVDALEMIALTAEGGMRDAESLLAQAIALEDKHITGSEAATILGITERKTVFDFVAAIGTRNLDTAIIIIESLAQKGVDFRSFAGTLTHFLREILFHKLGDTARETLTTPTSPEERAAFESLATQFSFAELARLTELIHHARTEIRHASLQQVPLEVATLAFLFPEDLTTPAPQSRQHPTPSTSPSTQIQITPATPKVAPPTSTPSSKQSTEKELPPHETPTNTPIQAPLHQDSAPKESSTTAEEHTETPTASPFTLATIQGKWPAFLEEIKRRNASLSLSLSGSTPTLSESGTISVTVRHTFHKERLEKPENRLTIEEAIATIFGKPARLTVNVVSEEPTPNDPLLDSALEMLGGKVVG from the coding sequence ATGTCCACCCTCTACCGAAAATACCGTCCCGAGCACTGGAGTGACGTCGCCGGACAAGAGCATATCGTGACGACGCTCACCAATGCGCTCAAAGGTGCTCTCTTGGCACATGCCTATCTCTTTACCGGTCCGCGTGGCACCGGAAAGACCACTGTCGCGCGCCTTCTTGCCAAGTCTATCAACTGCACCAATCGTCGAGACGGGAAAGAACCTTGTGGCGAGTGTGCCAACTGCCTCGCCTTCGCGGACGGTCGTGCCTTCGACATCATCGAGATAGACGGCGCTTCCAACAACGGCGTCGAAAATATTCGCGAGCTTCGCGAAACAGTAAAACTCCCACCAACCTTGGGTACCAAAAAAGTCTACATCATCGACGAAGTCCACATGCTCTCGGGCGGCGCATGGAACGCTCTCCTCAAAACACTCGAGGAACCGCCCTCACATGTCATCTTCATCCTCGCAACCACCGAGCTTCACAAAATACCTGCGACAATCTCTTCCCGCTGCCAGCGATTCGATTTCAGTCGATTCCCCACCGCGACTATTATCGAAAAGCTCTCTCGCATTGCCCTATCGGAAGGCGTCACCGTCGATGTCGATGCTCTCGAAATGATTGCCCTCACCGCCGAAGGTGGCATGCGCGATGCCGAAAGTCTTCTCGCACAGGCAATTGCCCTCGAAGACAAACATATCACCGGATCCGAAGCCGCCACCATACTTGGTATCACCGAACGAAAAACCGTTTTCGACTTCGTCGCTGCTATCGGCACACGCAATCTCGATACTGCCATCATCATCATCGAATCGCTCGCACAAAAAGGCGTCGACTTCCGATCATTTGCCGGAACACTCACGCATTTCCTTCGTGAAATCCTTTTCCACAAACTCGGAGACACTGCCCGAGAAACACTTACTACACCCACCTCTCCCGAAGAACGCGCTGCTTTCGAATCACTTGCAACGCAGTTTTCCTTCGCCGAACTCGCCCGACTCACAGAACTCATCCACCATGCTCGCACAGAAATCCGCCATGCTTCCCTTCAACAAGTCCCTCTCGAAGTCGCCACTCTTGCTTTCCTCTTCCCCGAAGACCTCACTACTCCAGCCCCTCAATCAAGACAACATCCTACACCCTCCACATCTCCATCAACACAAATACAAATAACACCAGCCACACCGAAAGTCGCACCACCAACAAGTACCCCCTCATCAAAACAGTCTACAGAGAAAGAGCTTCCACCTCACGAGACACCTACCAACACACCCATTCAGGCACCTCTCCATCAAGACTCCGCGCCCAAAGAATCGTCAACCACCGCAGAAGAACACACTGAAACTCCTACAGCGTCTCCTTTCACGCTCGCCACCATCCAAGGAAAATGGCCTGCTTTCCTCGAAGAAATAAAGCGTCGAAATGCGTCCCTCTCACTCTCCCTCTCCGGAAGCACGCCGACACTCTCCGAAAGCGGCACTATAAGTGTCACTGTCCGACACACCTTCCACAAAGAACGCCTCGAGAAACCCGAAAACCGCTTGACCATCGAAGAAGCAATTGCTACCATTTTTGGGAAGCCTGCCCGCCTCACCGTCAATGTCGTCTCCGAAGAACCCACTCCAAACGACCCACTTCTCGACAGCGCTCTCGAAATGCTTGGTGGGAAGGTAGTAGGATAG
- a CDS encoding NYN domain-containing protein, producing MKPQKNLAFIDGQNLYMGTAKREHSPWRIDLKRFRVYLEQKYGVSKAYYFLGYVQEARQELYEEIQGAGFVLVFREHNTAMLGKKKGDVDADIIFSIMKKLYKREDFQKIFLVSGDGDYKMLVDFLIEEERFGKVLFPNKQFASSLYKKLGSEYFDYLESPAVRSKIMVQKKKRAP from the coding sequence ATGAAACCACAAAAAAACCTCGCCTTTATAGATGGTCAAAATCTCTATATGGGCACCGCGAAGCGCGAACACAGCCCATGGCGGATAGACCTTAAACGCTTTCGTGTGTACCTGGAACAAAAGTATGGCGTCTCGAAAGCGTATTATTTTTTGGGATACGTACAGGAAGCAAGACAAGAGCTGTACGAAGAAATTCAAGGTGCTGGTTTTGTTCTCGTGTTTCGCGAACACAATACGGCGATGCTTGGCAAGAAAAAGGGGGATGTGGATGCCGACATCATCTTTTCCATCATGAAAAAACTGTACAAACGAGAGGATTTTCAGAAAATATTTTTGGTGTCCGGAGACGGAGATTACAAAATGCTCGTTGATTTCCTTATCGAAGAAGAAAGATTTGGAAAAGTGCTTTTCCCAAACAAACAGTTTGCTTCTTCACTGTACAAGAAACTTGGATCCGAATACTTTGACTACTTAGAATCGCCTGCTGTACGCAGCAAAATCATGGTGCAAAAAAAGAAAAGGGCTCCTTAG